Proteins from a single region of Scylla paramamosain isolate STU-SP2022 chromosome 35, ASM3559412v1, whole genome shotgun sequence:
- the LOC135090495 gene encoding uncharacterized protein LOC135090495 isoform X2 — MATLRSGKQVGGSDGGGGGSGGEVDSRDRGALQAADIKEKRNARTSKVVFGSLILDLLGFTVVLALFPALLDYYSKHDSSGLYSSLLSCVTYYQHIIGVPARFHSVLFGEIELG; from the exons atggcaaccctccgatccggcaagcaagttggcggcagcgatggcggtggcggcggcagtggtggtgaggtggacagcagggacagaggggcactacaggctgcggacatcaaggagaag AGGAACGCACGGACAAGCAAGGTGGTATtcggcagtctgatcctggacctgCTCGGCTTCACGGTGGTGCTGGCTCTGTTTCCTGCTCTCCTCGACTATTATTCCAAGCACGACTCCAgcggcttgtattcctctctGCTCTCCTGTGTCACGTATTACCAGCACATCATCGGCGTCCCTGCGAGGTTCCACTCTGTCTTGTTTGGTG aAATTGAATTGGGATGA
- the LOC135090495 gene encoding uncharacterized protein LOC135090495 isoform X1, which yields MLAMATLRSGKQVGGSDGGGGGSGGEVDSRDRGALQAADIKEKRNARTSKVVFGSLILDLLGFTVVLALFPALLDYYSKHDSSGLYSSLLSCVTYYQHIIGVPARFHSVLFGEIELG from the exons ATGTT agcaatggcaaccctccgatccggcaagcaagttggcggcagcgatggcggtggcggcggcagtggtggtgaggtggacagcagggacagaggggcactacaggctgcggacatcaaggagaag AGGAACGCACGGACAAGCAAGGTGGTATtcggcagtctgatcctggacctgCTCGGCTTCACGGTGGTGCTGGCTCTGTTTCCTGCTCTCCTCGACTATTATTCCAAGCACGACTCCAgcggcttgtattcctctctGCTCTCCTGTGTCACGTATTACCAGCACATCATCGGCGTCCCTGCGAGGTTCCACTCTGTCTTGTTTGGTG aAATTGAATTGGGATGA